A genomic stretch from Petrimonas mucosa includes:
- a CDS encoding bifunctional fucokinase/fucose-1-phosphate guanylyltransferase encodes MRRLLSLPPNAVKDYTQLHHRSEKEWFCTSDPRDKRLGSGSGTTWLLEECYREEHPGIDFNDWLSAEKRIVIHAGGQSRRLPAYAVTGKISLPVPVFRWARGQRLSQDLLSLQLPLYEKIMEQSPASLRTLVVSGDVYIHAEKPLQEIPEADVVCYGLWVDASLATRHGVFAARRETPEELDCMLQKPSLRDLENLSHSHFFLMDIGLWLLSDRAVQLLRERSYGDGEKMQFYDLYSEFGLALGNRPAIKDEAINNLSVKILPLNGGEFYHYGTSREMISSTLALQNKVYDQRLIMHRKIKPNPAIFTQNAVVEVSFTESNRNIWIENACVGKHWNLSADHVITGVPENDWQVNLPEGICIDMVPVDETGYVVRPYGINDAFKGTVGSRETIWMGRPIRQWLAEKELTSEVLGGDVIDLQQCPLFPCLESKEEMEKVLQWMIGTESLSAEGKDIWLRSIRYSADALMDRASLSRLYAQRSEYRRKNYPMLDQNYEKSVFYQLDLSDVAEDYARLQLPAPGALPEEADSMQKIHNRMLRSRIFSSQGDSLNAEKEESKAFSLLRNGLIKAVTGEKRVPKLAALPDQIVWGRSPVRIDLAGGWTDTPPFSLYAGGSVVNMAIELNGQPPLQVYVKPCAEHHIVLRSIDMGATEVVKTFEELRDYRRLGSPFSIPRAALALCGFLPEFAGERYDSLEQQLKAFGAGIEVTLLSAIPAGSGLGTSSILAATVLGALNDFCGLQWNKQEIATITLVLEQLLTSGGGWQDQYGGILHGVKLLESEQGFLQKPQVSWLPESVFRDSLQTPCHLLYYTGITRVAKNILGEIVRSMFLNEGQHLSILHEMKSHAKDMAECIQRGNFNRYGKLVLKSWQQNNALDRGTNPPGVAQIIDLVKDYTLGYKLPGAGGGGYLYMVAKDPDAALRIRKILEENRPNDKARFVEMQLSHKGFQVSRS; translated from the coding sequence ATGCGACGACTGCTTTCTCTTCCCCCCAATGCCGTAAAGGATTATACCCAACTTCACCACCGTAGCGAGAAGGAGTGGTTTTGTACCTCGGACCCTCGGGACAAACGGTTGGGATCGGGGAGTGGTACTACCTGGTTGCTGGAAGAGTGTTACCGGGAGGAGCATCCGGGAATAGATTTTAACGACTGGCTCTCTGCAGAGAAGCGTATCGTGATTCATGCCGGCGGTCAGAGTCGTCGCCTTCCTGCCTATGCGGTGACGGGGAAGATTAGTCTCCCTGTGCCCGTATTTCGTTGGGCAAGGGGGCAACGGTTGTCGCAGGACCTGCTGAGTCTGCAGCTCCCGCTTTATGAGAAGATCATGGAACAGTCGCCCGCTTCACTGCGTACCCTGGTGGTGAGCGGTGACGTATACATCCATGCAGAGAAGCCCTTGCAGGAGATCCCGGAAGCGGATGTGGTCTGTTATGGGTTGTGGGTGGATGCTTCCCTGGCAACACGCCATGGGGTGTTCGCTGCAAGAAGGGAGACACCCGAAGAACTGGATTGCATGCTTCAGAAGCCTTCCTTGCGGGATTTGGAGAATCTTTCGCATTCGCACTTCTTCCTGATGGATATCGGCCTCTGGTTGCTGAGCGACCGGGCGGTACAGCTATTGCGGGAACGATCCTATGGGGATGGGGAGAAGATGCAGTTCTATGACCTTTACAGCGAGTTTGGACTGGCATTGGGAAATCGTCCTGCCATCAAAGACGAAGCGATTAACAACCTTTCGGTAAAGATTCTACCCCTGAACGGAGGTGAGTTTTACCATTACGGGACCAGTCGTGAGATGATCTCATCTACACTGGCGTTGCAGAACAAGGTGTATGACCAGCGACTGATCATGCACCGTAAGATTAAGCCCAACCCTGCCATCTTCACCCAGAACGCGGTGGTGGAAGTCTCCTTCACGGAGAGCAACCGCAACATATGGATTGAGAATGCTTGCGTGGGTAAGCATTGGAACCTTTCGGCCGATCATGTGATTACCGGGGTGCCGGAGAACGACTGGCAGGTGAACCTGCCGGAGGGGATCTGCATTGACATGGTGCCGGTGGATGAGACAGGTTATGTGGTTCGTCCCTATGGAATCAATGATGCGTTCAAAGGAACCGTTGGCAGCAGGGAGACGATTTGGATGGGTCGCCCGATCCGTCAGTGGCTGGCAGAAAAAGAACTAACATCCGAAGTGCTTGGGGGGGACGTTATAGATCTCCAGCAATGTCCGCTGTTCCCCTGTCTGGAATCAAAAGAAGAAATGGAGAAAGTGCTTCAATGGATGATTGGAACAGAATCCTTATCCGCTGAAGGCAAAGATATTTGGCTTCGCTCCATACGCTACTCAGCCGATGCGTTGATGGATCGGGCATCACTGTCCCGCTTATATGCCCAACGGTCGGAATACCGACGGAAGAACTATCCGATGTTGGATCAGAACTACGAGAAGAGTGTGTTTTATCAGCTCGATCTTTCTGATGTAGCAGAAGATTATGCGCGGCTGCAGTTGCCTGCGCCGGGGGCGCTTCCTGAAGAAGCGGATAGCATGCAAAAGATTCACAACAGGATGCTTCGCTCCCGCATTTTCTCGTCGCAGGGCGACAGCCTGAATGCGGAGAAGGAGGAGTCGAAAGCTTTTTCGCTGCTGCGAAACGGGTTGATCAAAGCAGTGACGGGTGAGAAACGTGTGCCGAAGTTGGCAGCGCTTCCCGATCAGATTGTCTGGGGCAGGAGTCCGGTGAGAATTGATCTTGCGGGAGGGTGGACCGATACGCCTCCTTTTTCGCTCTACGCGGGTGGGAGTGTGGTGAACATGGCCATTGAACTGAATGGACAGCCGCCACTGCAGGTTTATGTGAAGCCTTGTGCCGAGCATCACATCGTGTTGCGCTCCATTGATATGGGTGCTACAGAGGTGGTGAAGACATTTGAGGAGTTGCGTGATTACCGCAGGCTGGGATCACCCTTCTCCATTCCCAGAGCAGCATTGGCCCTTTGTGGCTTTCTTCCTGAGTTCGCGGGTGAACGGTATGATTCACTGGAGCAACAACTGAAAGCTTTTGGTGCAGGGATAGAGGTTACCCTGCTTTCAGCCATCCCTGCCGGATCGGGACTGGGCACCAGTTCAATTCTGGCAGCAACGGTATTGGGAGCACTGAACGACTTCTGTGGCCTGCAATGGAACAAACAGGAGATTGCAACGATCACGTTGGTGTTGGAACAGTTGCTCACCAGTGGTGGTGGCTGGCAGGATCAGTATGGCGGCATCTTGCATGGCGTGAAGCTGCTCGAGTCGGAACAGGGCTTCCTGCAGAAACCTCAGGTAAGCTGGTTGCCGGAATCCGTCTTCAGGGATTCATTGCAGACTCCCTGCCACCTGTTGTACTATACAGGCATCACCCGTGTGGCAAAGAATATCCTGGGTGAGATTGTCCGGTCTATGTTTCTGAACGAAGGACAGCATCTCTCCATCCTACATGAAATGAAATCACATGCCAAGGATATGGCTGAGTGCATTCAGCGGGGCAATTTTAACCGTTACGGAAAACTGGTGCTGAAGAGCTGGCAGCAGAACAATGCGCTGGACAGAGGGACCAATCCCCCGGGAGTGGCTCAGATCATTGATCTGGTCAAAGATTATACCCTTGGGTACAAGCTACCCGGTGCGGGAGGTGGGGGCTATCTCTACATGGTTGCCAAAGATCCGGACGCTGCATTGCGGATCCGTAAGATTTTAGAGGAGAACCGTCCTAACGACAAAGCTCGTTTCGTGGAGATGCAACTCTCCCACAAAGGATTCCAGGTGTCGAGGTCGTAA
- a CDS encoding NAD-dependent epimerase/dehydratase family protein: protein MKILITGINGFVGTNFTNSWFRNHKIVGLDIHQPEKEGVERIFGWDELGKVPPVDAIVHLAGKAHDTKNRSEAQVYFDVNTGLTQKIFDYFLQSDTRTFIFFSSVKAAADSVPGDVLTEEVVPAPVGPYGESKIRAEEYILNKLSAVSDQLLDKRVYILRPCMIHGPGNKGNLNLLYSVVKKGIPWPLGAYENRRSFCSIENISYVVEQLIVKENIASDIYHVGDDEPLSTNELIGLISKSVGKKSRIWKLPKGLMDAAASVGGTLKLPLNKERLRKLTENYVVSNVKIKQALGIEKMPVSAKEGMRKTLESFR from the coding sequence ATGAAAATACTTATCACCGGTATCAACGGCTTTGTGGGTACCAACTTCACAAATAGCTGGTTCAGGAACCATAAGATAGTTGGACTGGATATTCATCAGCCTGAAAAGGAGGGTGTGGAACGCATATTCGGCTGGGATGAGCTGGGTAAGGTGCCTCCGGTGGATGCGATTGTGCATCTGGCAGGTAAAGCTCATGACACGAAAAACAGGAGCGAAGCGCAGGTTTACTTTGATGTGAACACCGGCCTTACGCAAAAGATATTCGACTACTTCCTGCAATCGGATACTCGGACGTTTATCTTCTTCAGCTCGGTGAAAGCGGCTGCGGACAGTGTGCCGGGTGATGTGCTGACGGAGGAGGTTGTACCGGCGCCGGTGGGTCCCTACGGTGAATCGAAGATCAGGGCGGAGGAGTATATCTTAAACAAGCTTTCAGCTGTTAGCGATCAGCTATTAGATAAAAGAGTATATATTTTGAGGCCCTGTATGATACATGGGCCGGGGAACAAGGGGAACCTGAACCTGCTCTATAGCGTGGTGAAGAAGGGAATCCCGTGGCCGCTGGGAGCCTATGAGAACCGTCGCTCGTTCTGTTCCATCGAGAACATCTCTTACGTGGTGGAGCAGCTGATTGTGAAAGAAAACATTGCGAGTGACATTTACCACGTGGGGGATGATGAACCGCTCTCTACAAATGAGCTGATTGGGTTGATCAGTAAATCGGTCGGGAAAAAGTCGCGTATCTGGAAGCTCCCTAAGGGACTGATGGATGCCGCTGCTTCGGTAGGTGGAACACTGAAGTTGCCGCTGAATAAGGAACGGCTGCGCAAGCTGACAGAAAACTACGTGGTGAGCAACGTCAAAATTAAACAGGCGCTGGGCATCGAAAAAATGCCGGTATCTGCCAAAGAAGGGATGCGAAAAACGTTGGAGAGTTTTAGGTAA
- a CDS encoding helix-turn-helix domain-containing protein, producing MVTTNDIKRPNKRERKLAQESYTSLISSIEQLKSDQAEIEIEETRERIILPVKALNLLGEILKAMSQGKPISIVPIATEVTTQKASEILGCSRPYLVKLLEEGKIEYTKVGKHRRIKYEDVIDYKKKMKEEQKKRLIEMMHADEDLGLYDS from the coding sequence ATGGTAACGACAAATGATATAAAAAGGCCTAATAAACGTGAGCGAAAATTAGCTCAGGAGTCTTACACTTCTCTCATTTCCTCGATTGAACAGTTAAAATCGGACCAGGCCGAAATTGAAATTGAAGAGACCAGGGAGAGAATTATTCTTCCTGTAAAAGCATTGAATTTATTAGGAGAAATATTAAAGGCAATGAGTCAGGGTAAACCTATTTCAATAGTACCTATTGCAACGGAAGTGACAACCCAAAAAGCTTCAGAGATTTTGGGATGTTCAAGACCCTATCTCGTGAAATTACTAGAGGAGGGAAAAATTGAATATACAAAAGTAGGAAAACATCGTCGCATTAAATATGAGGATGTGATCGACTACAAAAAGAAAATGAAAGAGGAGCAAAAGAAACGGCTCATCGAGATGATGCATGCAGATGAAGATCTAGGGCTTTATGATTCATAG
- a CDS encoding PIN domain-containing protein: MIHSVRFTAVLDTNVIYPVIIRDLLLWFAYYDMYTPKWSNHIFDEWKDVMHRKGVSPDESEKRTLNLNNAFPDALVTHYETLIDHLELPDEKDRHVLAAAIKTNAHVIVSNNIKDFPEDVLDRYGLKIKTPDDFLTDIIDLNTEIAVEAFKEMVLNKKNPELDEYEVLDCLRKNGLKDTADYLHALL; encoded by the coding sequence ATGATTCATAGCGTTCGATTTACGGCAGTCCTGGATACCAATGTGATTTATCCGGTAATTATCAGAGACCTTCTTCTCTGGTTTGCCTATTATGATATGTATACTCCAAAATGGAGTAATCATATTTTTGATGAATGGAAGGACGTGATGCATAGAAAAGGAGTTTCACCAGATGAATCAGAAAAACGTACACTCAACCTGAACAATGCCTTTCCCGATGCTTTGGTGACACATTACGAAACCCTTATTGATCATCTTGAATTGCCGGATGAAAAAGATAGGCATGTATTGGCCGCAGCTATCAAAACGAATGCACATGTAATTGTTTCAAACAACATAAAGGATTTTCCGGAAGATGTTCTGGATAGATATGGCCTGAAAATTAAAACACCCGATGATTTTCTGACGGATATCATTGACTTGAATACTGAAATTGCGGTTGAGGCTTTCAAAGAGATGGTGCTTAACAAAAAAAATCCTGAATTAGATGAATATGAAGTGTTGGACTGTTTAAGAAAAAACGGGCTGAAAGATACTGCCGACTACCTACATGCCCTTCTTTAA
- a CDS encoding MraY family glycosyltransferase, translating into MIYLIVLVLLLAAELFYFRIADRFNIIDKPNERSSHNYITIRGGGVIWWVAALLYLLFNLSVTAGWFLAGITLIAGVSFVDDVKGLGQKMRLLFHLLAMSCAFYLAGVFGSYPWWAIVIGYVVFIGIVNAYNFMDGINGITGLYSIAVLASLQYVNLSYGNFVPPDLIWYPMIASLVFLFFNFRKRARCFAGDVGSVGIAFWIVTLLLILIIKTENLIWIGFLMVYGIDTVITILHRIYLKQNIMEAHRLHFYQILANEKKIPHRLVSLIYFTVQLLCSALIILFYPVLGWGIFVILLLLLMGLYMIKFPMMNAKKCDVC; encoded by the coding sequence ATAATATATTTGATCGTCTTAGTTTTGCTGCTTGCGGCAGAACTTTTTTATTTCCGGATAGCAGATCGATTTAACATCATCGACAAACCGAACGAGCGGAGTTCGCACAACTATATCACCATCCGAGGTGGAGGGGTCATCTGGTGGGTAGCCGCCCTACTCTACCTGTTGTTTAATCTATCCGTAACGGCCGGGTGGTTTTTGGCTGGAATTACGTTAATTGCAGGTGTAAGCTTTGTGGATGACGTAAAAGGGCTGGGACAGAAAATGCGCTTGCTCTTTCACCTTCTGGCAATGAGCTGTGCATTCTACCTGGCAGGTGTCTTCGGGAGCTATCCTTGGTGGGCTATAGTTATCGGCTACGTAGTGTTTATTGGCATCGTCAACGCGTACAACTTTATGGATGGCATCAACGGGATCACAGGACTCTATAGTATCGCAGTACTGGCTTCGCTGCAGTATGTTAACCTGTCGTACGGAAATTTTGTGCCACCGGACCTGATCTGGTACCCGATGATTGCTTCTCTAGTATTCCTTTTCTTCAATTTCCGGAAGAGAGCCCGGTGCTTTGCCGGAGATGTGGGAAGCGTGGGCATCGCTTTCTGGATTGTGACTCTACTGCTAATATTGATCATAAAAACGGAGAACCTGATATGGATTGGCTTTCTGATGGTTTACGGAATAGATACAGTAATAACTATTCTGCATCGTATCTACTTGAAACAAAATATCATGGAGGCGCACCGGCTCCATTTCTACCAGATACTGGCGAATGAAAAGAAAATACCTCATCGATTGGTATCGCTGATCTATTTCACGGTTCAGTTGCTCTGCTCGGCACTTATCATCCTTTTTTATCCTGTGCTGGGATGGGGTATCTTTGTAATCCTGTTGTTGCTTTTGATGGGACTTTACATGATCAAGTTCCCGATGATGAACGCAAAAAAGTGTGATGTATGCTGA
- a CDS encoding WbuC family cupin fold metalloprotein, which translates to MLIDDDLLDKVTEQAKASPRLRMNYNLHDSLDAKAQRLLNALEPGTLLPIHRHRHTAETYIVLRGAIKVLFYDENKMLTDEFMVSPQEGSYGVHIPAGQWHTLEVLESGTVIFEVKDGPYMPLGPEDIILL; encoded by the coding sequence ATGCTGATTGACGATGATTTACTCGATAAAGTTACGGAACAGGCAAAAGCCAGTCCCCGACTCCGCATGAATTACAACCTGCACGATTCGCTGGATGCGAAAGCGCAGCGGCTACTGAACGCGCTGGAGCCGGGCACGCTGCTGCCGATACACCGACACCGCCATACGGCGGAGACCTATATCGTGCTGCGGGGGGCCATCAAGGTGTTGTTCTATGATGAAAACAAGATGCTCACCGATGAGTTTATGGTAAGCCCTCAGGAAGGGAGTTATGGTGTTCACATCCCGGCAGGGCAGTGGCACACGCTGGAGGTGCTGGAGAGTGGCACCGTGATCTTCGAGGTGAAGGATGGGCCATATATGCCGCTAGGGCCGGAAGATATCATCCTGTTATAG
- a CDS encoding nucleotidyl transferase AbiEii/AbiGii toxin family protein, with protein MDYGTGERKLKVEISSRQWNNRYEIKNLLGINMQVMVASDMFAHKLCAMLDRGEVTNRDIFDSWFFMQKRTPINKDIVETRMEMPLVDYIQKCIEHLESMSDRGMLNGLGELMDEDIKKFVRSKLRTETISLLRFYKEFPILA; from the coding sequence TTGGATTATGGCACCGGCGAACGGAAATTGAAAGTGGAAATATCCAGCCGGCAGTGGAATAACCGGTACGAAATAAAAAACCTGCTGGGTATCAATATGCAGGTAATGGTCGCTTCGGACATGTTTGCCCATAAACTCTGCGCTATGCTTGACCGTGGAGAAGTGACGAATCGCGATATCTTTGACAGTTGGTTTTTCATGCAGAAACGAACGCCGATAAACAAAGATATTGTTGAAACTCGTATGGAAATGCCACTGGTTGACTACATACAGAAATGTATCGAGCATCTCGAAAGCATGAGTGACCGGGGTATGTTGAATGGCTTAGGGGAATTAATGGATGAGGATATAAAGAAATTCGTTCGTTCCAAACTACGGACAGAAACTATATCCCTGCTTCGATTCTATAAAGAATTTCCGATTCTCGCCTAG
- a CDS encoding type IV toxin-antitoxin system AbiEi family antitoxin domain-containing protein, translated as MNSSRNKDLILSVFSDTRTVFSLNDVAMLIGESEFKKLNERLNYYVRKGKLLRPRKGIYAKPGYKPEELACTLYTPSYISLEYVLQKAGVIFQYDERITVVSYLSRSVDIEGRIYAYRKIKGEILIVTQGIIQTGNVNIATPERAFLDILYLNKEYYFDNLNPLDKNLITKLLPEYNSNTLTAKVKKLFANG; from the coding sequence ATGAATAGTTCTCGAAATAAGGACTTGATTTTGTCTGTTTTCAGCGATACACGAACTGTGTTCTCGCTGAACGATGTTGCCATGCTCATCGGAGAGAGCGAATTCAAGAAGCTGAATGAGCGATTGAATTATTATGTCCGCAAAGGGAAGCTGCTTCGTCCGCGAAAGGGCATTTACGCCAAACCCGGATATAAACCCGAAGAGTTGGCCTGTACACTTTATACTCCATCTTATATCTCGCTTGAATATGTATTGCAAAAGGCCGGCGTTATCTTTCAATACGATGAACGGATAACCGTCGTCAGCTATTTGAGCCGGAGTGTAGATATCGAAGGCCGCATCTATGCCTATCGAAAAATCAAGGGTGAAATCCTGATTGTCACACAGGGTATCATCCAAACCGGTAATGTAAACATTGCCACACCTGAACGTGCTTTTCTGGACATTTTGTATTTGAATAAGGAATACTATTTCGACAACCTGAATCCCCTTGACAAAAATTTAATAACTAAACTTTTGCCGGAATATAATTCCAACACTCTTACGGCAAAAGTAAAAAAACTGTTTGCAAATGGTTAG